In Phycisphaerales bacterium, the sequence CGCCGCTCCCGGTCGCGTGGGGGCGCGCCCGCCACGCCCCATTCCCGCGCCCTCGATCTCCGACGCCAGGCCCTCGATCACCTCACCCGCCTGGAGCGCCAACCGCTGCGTCCTGTTCCGGAAATACACCGACAACGCGTGGCACGGAATCGCGACCACCAGCCCCTGCACCGTCGTGATGAGCGCGATCGAAATGTCCCCCGCGAGTTGCGCCGGCCGGGCCGCCCCCTCCGTCGTGCTGATCGTCTCGAACCCGCCCACCATCCCGACAACCGTGCCCAAGAGCCCCAGCATCGGCGCGACTTGCGCGATCAGCGCGATCCCGTCCGTGCTCCGCCCCAACCGATCCACCTCGGTCGTCCCGGCCTCCTCGAGCGCCGATCGCATCTCCAGAAACCCGAACGGCGATCGCATGCACCGCGTCATCGCCTGCCCGAACACCCGCGTCACAAAGCAGCGATTCTCCTCCGTGTCACAGAATCGAAGCGCGCCCTGGATGTCGTTCCCGCGTAGGTGCCGAGAAAGCCCCTCGACCACCTCCGGCGGCGTCAGCCTCGTGTCGCGCACCGTCAAGAGATGCACGATCGCGAGCGCCACCGCCGCCACCGATAGCATGATGATGACATACCCGATCGGCCCGCCGCCCTTGATGTACTGCCACAGCGTCCGCGATGACGCCGCGCCCGTGCCGGCCTGCGCCAGCGTCACGTCGATCAACGACCAAACCGTCGAATGCACGATCATGGACCCTCGCCTTTCACGCCCGCGGGAGCCTTTGCCGGAACATCCGACGCCGTGCCCCTCGCCAGCAGCCAATCCGTCGATGAACTGTTCGGATACCGAACCACCAGTTCCTGCTTGAGTTTCGCCGCCCCCGCGGAGTCGCCCATCGCCTCGAGCGCCGCCGACGCTTCCGCCAGCGCGAGCGCCGTCAGCGCCGCCGAGTGCCGCTCCAGCCGCGCGGGAACGTGCAGCAACTCCGCGATCCCCATGAGCCGCGACTCCTCATCCGGCTCCAGCAGCAGCGATCGCCCGATCCCCACGCGCACCCACGCCTCGACCCACCCGCCCGATCGCGCCTCGATCATGCCCCGCAACTCACTCCGCGCCTTGGCACGCGTCGATTCATCGCCAAGCCGCGCCGCCACAAGGCTCGACACCAGCGACAGCCCCGGGTCATTCCCCTCGATCCGAAGCAGCAATGAGAGATCGCCGACCTCCAGCCCGCACTCGCCACGCGCCGCCGCCAGATACAACCCGGCAAGTCGAGACGCGCGTCGTCGCGCTGGACCAGCGTCCTCTGACAGGTGGCTCACCTCGCTCAGCGTCTCGCCGCGCGCCAGCGCCTGCACCGCCGGCGTCTTCTGCCAGATCGGCGGGAGCGACGACACCAGCCCCAACTCCGCATCAAACTCCAGCCCGCGCTCCAGCGCCTCGCGATCCTCCGATCGTGCGAACAACTCCGAGATCGGGACGCCCGACCCCACCCACACGAGCCAGGGCTCCAGCGCTAGCGTCTGCACGCCCCGTGCCAATCGACATCGCACCAATCCCGCCGACGCGATCGCCGCCGTCGGGCCTTCCTCCCGCGCGAACATCGGCATCACCCGCTCGAACAAAGGCTCTGCCCCGGGAACATCACCGCGCTCCAGCCGTTCGCGCGCCCGCCACAGGTCCTGCCCGCCCTCCAGCCACGTCGTGATACTCGCCGCACGCTCCGTCCCCGCCGCGGCACCCTCGATCGACCCCACACGATCCCACCCGATCACCGTCGCCGCCATCTTCCCGTCGGCGTCACGCTGCCGGATCGTCACTCCCGCCGCCGAGAGCGACTCGACGCCCGCCCGCTCCCACCCGGCTCGCCGCGCATCACCAGCGCGCAGCATCACGGTCAAGACCTCCTTCGCCTCCGCCGGGGCCGCATCACCCTTCCCCGCGCCCTTCACAGGTGCGGCGTCCTGGGCCATCACAGGCGCGGCCCACACCCACGACACCGCCAACGCCGTCACACCCACACGAGAGGCTGTCCACACACCTCGTCTCATGGGGGCCCCGCGATAAACGTGTACGAACCCTTGCTCAGCGCCGCGATCTGCTTCATCACCTCTTCTGAGTCCCGCGTCCCGAAGCAGATGCAATGGATCGGCACACGCAACTTCGCATTCAGCACCGCGATCTCGTCCGCCGTCACCGGGTCGAACTCGCCGTCGGTCATGAAATAGATCGCCTCGGGGCGCGGCTTCATCGCGAACGCGACCTGAAACGCCGGCAGCGGCACCGTCCCCCCCGCATCATGCAGATTCCCGATCTCCGCGATCGCCCACCGCTTCCCGCTCCACACCGCCTCGGTCCACTCCGTCTTGTTCCCCAGTGGCATCGCCCCATCGCTATACGGCAGCACGATGAACTGAGCCGTCTCCGACAGCGACCGGATCGACTCGCTCAACTGCCCCTTCAAGGAATCGAGTTTCCCGCCGACACCCATCGACCCCGAAACGTCGACGATGTACACAAAGCGGTTCCCCGTCGCCTCGACGCCGAAGAAACTCGCCCCGCCGCCACCCGCGCCGCCCATCGCCTCGCCCGATGTGCCCACGTCGCCGCCCCCCGCGAGCGTGCCGATGTCCGAGATCTCCCCGATCGCGCCCTCCAGCCCGCTCGCCGCGCTCGCGTCCATCAGGTCCGCCGCCACAGGCTCCTGCATCGACATCTCCGGGACGGCCGGCGCATCAAGCGCCACGGCACTGTCCTGCAGCGACGCCAACTCCTCCTCCGACGCCACCGCGAACTCGACACCAGGCCCCTCAGAGTCCACCCGCCCCGGCCCCGCCGGCCCGCCCCACCCGATCAGCATCGACATCAGCGCCATCAGGATGTGGACGACCACCGAAACTAGGACGCCCACGACCGCCGCCCGCCTCCCCCAACGCCACAGCAGTACCCGCAGGCTGGGCGGAACCTCCGCGTCGCGGTCATTCTGCAGTTCAACGTACTCCGTCACAACCTTCTTCATGGATATCGCTCGGGCGGGCGTTGTCACACATCATCGGCGACACGCCACGCGCTCACGCACTCGGCATGAGAGTCCTTCGCGCACGCCCATGCTCGGGGTCACGCCGCCCACGCCAAGCCTGGTTCCAGACCCCGTTCGCGCAGGATCCGCCACGCGGGTCGTGCGACGCTCGTGCGGGTAGCGACCATTGGGGGCCGCCCCAACAGTCTACAGACATCGCCCGAGCCGGGTTGCAACCCCCTCGTCACCCCCAGCATGTCACCCGCTCAACGCGTGACCCGCCCATACGTGTCGATTCGACGCCGAAACGCCCCTGGTTCGCCCCCATTGGCCCACCCAACCGATTTCCAGACATATCCTTGGGCAAAGTCCCTTCCGCCAGCCCACGCACGCCACCATCCCGCCCCAGCCGCCCCAAACCATGCCAAACCACGCCGACGCATCCAAGCCCTACCGCCGGGTCCTCCTCAAACTCTCCGGCGAGTCCTTCGCCAAGCCGGGCCAGTTCGGGATCGATGGCGAGGAACTCTCCTCCATCGCCAAGGAGATCAAGGCCGCCACCGGCGCCACCCAGATCGCCGTCGTCGTCGGCGGCGGAAACATCATCCGCGGCGCCTCCCTCGCCGAAGCCGGCCGCATCGAGCAGGCCACCGCCGACCACATGGGCATGCTGGGCACCGTCATCAACGCCCTCGCCCTGAAGGAAGCCCTCTTCGCCGAGGGGGTCGATTGCCGCGTGATGTCCGCCATCGAGATCCGCGCCGTCGCCGAGCCGTTTATACGCTCCCGCGCCCTGCGCCACCTCGAAAAGGGCCGCGTCGTCATCCTCGCCGCCGGCACGGGCAACCCCTTCTTCACCACCGACACCTGCGCCGCCCTCCGCGCCACAGAACTCGCCTGCGATGTCCTGCTCAAAGCCACCAAAGTCGATGGCGTCTACTCCGCCGACCCCAAAAAGGACCCCAAGGCCACACGCTTCGACCGCCTCACCTTCGCCGAGGCCTTGAGCAAAAACCTCCGCGTCATGGACATGACCGCCCTCGCCATGTGCGGCGAGCACAAACTCCCCGTCCTCGTCTTCGATTACAAGAAGCACGGCAACATCGCCAAGGCCGTCCGAAAGGACCCCATCGGCACCCTTCTCTTGCCTTCGTAAGAACCCCACCCGATCAACCACCCGACCAGCCAAGGAGCCATCCATGTCCTTCACCGATCCCGATTCCATCCTCCTGTTCGCCGAAGAGCACATGGAGAAGGCCGTCGATTATCTCAAGCAGGAGTTCCGCGGCATCCGCACAGGCCGCGCCCACCCCGCCCTCGTCGAGTTCGTGAAAGTCGATTACTACGGCTCGATGACCGAACTCAAGTCCCTCGCCGCCATCAGCGTCCCCGAGCCGAGCCAACTCCTCGTCAAGCCCTTCGACGCCGGAAGCGTCGCCGCCATCAAGACCGCCATCGAGGGCGCGGGGCTCGGCCTCAACCCCATGCCCGAGGGCAAGCAACTCCGCATCACGATCCCCATGCTCTCCTCCGAGCGACGCCAGAAACTCGTCGCCCAGTGCAAGAAACTCGCCGAAGAGCAGAAGGTCGCCATCCGCAACATCCGCCGCGACGCCAACAAGCACGCCGACGCCCTCGCCAAAGCCCCCACCGGCGGCCTCCCCGAGGACGAGATCGACACCCTCAAGGAAGAGATCCAGAGCCTCACCAAAAAGGCCGAGGAAAACGTCGACACCCTCACCAACAACAAGATGAAGGAAGTGCAGGAAGTCTGAGCGACCGTCGTTGGCTCGACATCACGTCGTCCCGCAATGAAAAAGGGCTGGAGCACTCGCTCCAGCCCTGATCCTTCTCAGACTCGTGGCGCAGGCGTCCCGCCTGTGCTTCTCACTCTACAACTCAATACCGATAGTGATCCGGCTTGTACGGTCCATCCGCCGACACGCCCAGATACTCCGCCTGCTCCTTGCTCAACTTCGTCAGTTTCGCTCCCAACTTGTCGAGGTGCAGCCGCGCGACCTCCTCGTCGAGTTTCTTGGGCAGGACGTACACCTTCTTCTCGTACGCCTTCGTGTTCGTGAACAACTCGATCTGCGCCAGCACCTGGTTCGTGAACGAGTTGCTCATCACGAAACTCGGGTGCCCCGTCGCGCAGCCCAGGTTCATGAGCCGCCCCTCCGCCAGCACCAGGATCGAGTGCGCCTTCACGCCCTTCCCCGCCGGGAACGTCCACTCGTCGAACTGCGGCTTGATGACGTGGCGCTTCGCCCCGGGGAACTTCGCGAGCCCCGCCATGTCGATCTCATTATCAAAGTGCCCGATGTTCGCGACGACGGCCTTGTCCTTCATTCGCGCCATGTGCTGCACGGTGATCACGTTCTTGCTCCCCGTCGCCGTGATGAAGATGTCCGCCGACTCGATGTAATCCTCGGCGAGCACCACCTGGTACCCCTCCATGCACGCCTGCAACGCGCAGATCGGGTCGATCTCGGTGACGAGCACGCGGCAGCCCTGCCCGCGCAGCGCCTGGCAGCATCCCTTGCCCACGTCGCCATACCCGAACACGATCGCGACCTTGCCGCTGAGCATCACGTCCGTCGCGCGGTTCAGCCCGTCAAGCAGCGAGTGCCGGCAGCCGTACAGGTTGTCGAACTTGCTCTTGGTGACGCTGTCGTTCACGTTGATCGCCGGGAAGAGCAACTGCCCCTTCTTCTGCATTTCATACAGTCGGTGCACGCCCGTTGTCGTCTCCTCGCTCACACCGACGATGTCCTTGCCCATCTTCGTGAAGCGCCCCGGCCGGTCCGCGATCGAGTTGCGGATGGTGTCCAGGACATACTTCCATTCCTCGGGGTCGCTCTTCGCGTTATAGGCCGGCACCTTGCCGGTCTTCTCGAACTCCGCGCCCTTGTGCACGAGCAGCGTCGCGTCGCCGCCGTCGTCCAGCAGCATGTTCGGCCCCGAGCCGTCCGGCCAGGTCAGCGTCTGATCGACGCACCACCAGTATTCCTCCAGCGTCTCGCCCTTCCACGCGAAGACCGGGATCCCCTTGGGGTTGTCGGGCGTCCCCTTGGGGCCGACCGCGATCGCCGCCGCCGCCGAGTCCTGCGTCGAGAAGATGTTGCACGAGCACCAGCGCACATCAGCGCCGAGTTCCACCAGCGTCTCGATCAGCACGGCCGTCTGCACCGTCATGTGCAAACTCCCCGCGATCTTCGCGCCCTTGAGCGGCTTCTTGCTCGCGTACCGGCTGCGGATCGCCATGAGGCCGGGCATCTCATACTCCGCGAGACGGATCTCATCGCGCCCCAGGCGGTGCAGCGTCAGATCCTTCACGCGATAATCGGGCGTGCTCACGGCAGACTTGTTGCTCTTCATCTTCATACTCGGTGCTTTCGTCGGGGGCATGACAGTTCCTTTGTAAATGTCCAAATGGTCAAATGGCCAAATTGCCAAATAAAGTCGTTCGTCTCTTCGTCTCTTCGCTCTTATCTGTCTTCCTCTGTTCTCCCTCTGATCCTCTGCGTTCGCCTTTAGATCCTCGCCACGCACGCAAACAGCCCAGGCCCCATCGCCTCCGGTTCACTCGGCAGCGGCGTCACCTCGCACGAGCCAAACCCCGCCTCCAGCGCCCACGCGCGGATCGTCGCCGGCTCAAAGCCAAGGTGCTTGTGCCCCATCGTCCGTTTGTACGCCTCGCGCGTGTGCGGCAGCATGTCCACGATCAGCGCGATCCCACCGCCGCGCTCGGTCGTGAGCACGCGACGCATCTCGCGAAGGATCGCCCTGGGATCGTCCGCGTGGTGCAACACAAGCACGCACACCGCCGCGTCCACCGTGCCGTCCCCAAAGACGTTCCTCGGCAACTTCTCGAGGTCCCCCTTGACGAACCGCACGTTGTCGAATCGCGCCAGCCGCGCCCTCGCCGACTCCAGCATCGCCGCCGACGAGTCCACCGCGATCACCCCACCCACTCGTTTCTCGACGCCCCCCCCGACGCCCCCCCCGACGCCCCCCTCCCACCCGCGCTCATGGCTCGACAGCCACGGCGCGATCAACTCCGCCGCGTTCCCCGTCCCGCACCCAAGGTCCGCCACACGCCAGTCCGGCCACACCAGCGCCAAGAGCGAGACCGCCGTGAACGACGAGCCATACAGCGTCTCGCGCACGCGTTCCCACTCGCTCCCGCCCCCGCCGCCGACGCGCCCGAAGAACGACTCGCTGTCGGTCCGCCGCTCCTCGATCACCGCCCGCAGCCGCCGCAGGTCCTCATCGAGTTCCGGATCGCTCACGCTGTTCGCGCCGCTGGCCACGCCGATCAACTGGTCCTTCACCACCAGCCACAGCGCCCGCGACTCCAACGGAAGATCGTCGAGCACCAATCGATATAAGGTCTGCGTCCCCTCGTTGCGGCGCACCAGCCAACTCGTTCCCGATCCCCCCGCGCCCTCGGCCAGCACCTTGAGGTGCCGGCTCACCGTCGACTGCGGCAACTGCACCACGCTCGCCACCTCGCCCACCGAGAGTTCCTCGATCTCGAGGATCCGCAAGATGCGCAGCCGCACACGCTCGCTGAGCGCCGCCAGCCGCTCGGTCACCGGCGAGACCCGAGCCGAAGGCTCCCGGTCACCGGCCCGGCGCCTCGCCGACCCCACCCCCACCCCCGCCCCCACCCCCACCCCCGCCCCCGCCCCCGCCAAGGGCGCGGCCGGGCTCGCCGGATCTACCTGGGGCTTGGGGTGGGGTGCACGCGGAGTTGGGGTGGCTTTGTGCTTCATCCGTTCATCCGGATGAATGGTAGAAGCCGCGACATCCCTCGGCAAACTCCGACGCCAAACACCCCACCCGATTGTGGCCGCCAAATCAGCCTGTTCGAGTCCCGTCCAGGCCCATCCGGCCTAGACCCAGACCCGCTCCATGGCCCTCCACCCCTATTCCAAGCCCACAGGGCATCATCCGGAAGTTCTCCAGACGTTTTCTGGAACAAAAAAGCCCTTGACGAGAGTAGTAAAGCCCTTGACGAGAGCCGTAAAGCCCTTGACGAGAGCTGTAAAGCCCTTCACGAGAACAAAAAGGCCCTTTACGAGAACAAAATGGCCCTCTACGAGAACAAAAAAGCCCTGCACGAGCGTCATTCAGCCCTCTTCGAGAGTAGAAAAGCCCTCGTCAGGAACAAAAACCACGCCGTCTGCTACAGACGACGCCCTGTTCACGACCATCTCCAACGCAGCAACACCGGAGCAAAGGCCCGAGAACCGCATCGCGTCGCCGCGTGATCGCGTGACCACCGGCCCTCAGTTGTACTCCGGCACCGCGCCGAACGTCGACCCCTCGACCTGGTTGTACACCTTCATCATCTTCAGGACGCCCGGATCCTTGGGCGCGATCGCGTACGCGTACCGCAGATGCCGGATCGCGCTCACGCGGTCGTTGATGTCGCCGTAGAAGTTCGAGAGGTTGAACTCGTGCACGAACGACTTTCCGCCGTCGAGCCGCGCCGCCGTCTTGAGGGCCTGCTCCGCCTCGTCATTGAACCCGCACTTGTGCGCATAGATCCCAAGCAGCGAGTGGTCCTCGGCATTCCCACGCTCCTCGATCCGGTGCCGCAGGAACGTCATCAACTCGTCCTTGCTCCCCGCCTGATACATCGCCTCGGCGAGCAACTCCGCGTAGTGCTGGTTCCCCGGACGCGTGTCGAGCGCCAGGCGGAACTCGTACGTCGCCTCCTGCGCCTGCCCGGCCTTCAGCAGCGTCTCGCCATACCGCACACGCGCCTCGACGTCGTCGGGCCGGCGCGAGAGATACTCGCTGTAGTCCTTGAGCGACTCGGGATATCGCGCGTACAGCGCGTGCCGGTCCGCCGACTCGAGCACCGTGTACAGCGGCCGCTCCTTCTTCGCGCACCCGCCGAACATTCCCGCCATCGCGACCAGCATCGCGCCGCTCGAGATCGCGCCCAACACCACCGCCCGAGTCGAAGTCCGTCCCATCCGTACACTCCATTGGCTCTCGCTGTGCCCCACAACCAAGGCGCGGCAGCCCGCCGCACGCCAGATGGCACAGGTCGGCATCATACTCAAACCCAACCCGCTCATTCGATGATCCCCACAACGTTCCCGCACTACCGCGTGCCCAAGGCTCCACAGAACCTTGCCCATGTCCACCACCCCGCGTGACACCACTCCCCTCGGCCCGCCGACACGCACGGTCGTCCTCCTCCACGAGATGCCCGACGCCTCGCCCATCCCCACCCACCTCGACTGGCTCCTCGAACTCCCTCTGCACTGCCGCCCCGATCCACACAACGACCCCAACTCCCGCTCGCTGCTCGCCTTCCGACTCAAAGACGGCACCGACACCCGCCCCGATCGCCTCCAACCCAGCATCACCCTTTCCGCCGATCGCCTCGACAACCACCGAGCCCTCTACCTCTTCCACCAGGGCCCACTCCCACCCCCATCCGACGCCATCCCCCTCGGCACACCCCGCGGCTCCCTCACCCGCCTCGCCACCGGCGAGATCCACTGGAAGTCGCTGTCAGAAAACCAGTTAGAGTTCATCGCCCGCTGGCCCCTCACCGAGGGCCATCTTCTACGTGTCCATGAATACGCCGCCACGCTCACCCGCGAGCCAGAATCCGCCGCATGGCCGCGCGCCCTCCCCCCGGGCGTCCTCGCCCGTTTCGTCCTCGTGACCCACAAACCCTGACCCGAAAATCC encodes:
- a CDS encoding MotA/TolQ/ExbB proton channel family protein, yielding MIVHSTVWSLIDVTLAQAGTGAASSRTLWQYIKGGGPIGYVIIMLSVAAVALAIVHLLTVRDTRLTPPEVVEGLSRHLRGNDIQGALRFCDTEENRCFVTRVFGQAMTRCMRSPFGFLEMRSALEEAGTTEVDRLGRSTDGIALIAQVAPMLGLLGTVVGMVGGFETISTTEGAARPAQLAGDISIALITTVQGLVVAIPCHALSVYFRNRTQRLALQAGEVIEGLASEIEGAGMGRGGRAPTRPGAARPGVPPAMPPQVPHGVGAARETGAR
- a CDS encoding VWA domain-containing protein is translated as MKKVVTEYVELQNDRDAEVPPSLRVLLWRWGRRAAVVGVLVSVVVHILMALMSMLIGWGGPAGPGRVDSEGPGVEFAVASEEELASLQDSAVALDAPAVPEMSMQEPVAADLMDASAASGLEGAIGEISDIGTLAGGGDVGTSGEAMGGAGGGGASFFGVEATGNRFVYIVDVSGSMGVGGKLDSLKGQLSESIRSLSETAQFIVLPYSDGAMPLGNKTEWTEAVWSGKRWAIAEIGNLHDAGGTVPLPAFQVAFAMKPRPEAIYFMTDGEFDPVTADEIAVLNAKLRVPIHCICFGTRDSEEVMKQIAALSKGSYTFIAGPP
- a CDS encoding UMP kinase gives rise to the protein MPNHADASKPYRRVLLKLSGESFAKPGQFGIDGEELSSIAKEIKAATGATQIAVVVGGGNIIRGASLAEAGRIEQATADHMGMLGTVINALALKEALFAEGVDCRVMSAIEIRAVAEPFIRSRALRHLEKGRVVILAAGTGNPFFTTDTCAALRATELACDVLLKATKVDGVYSADPKKDPKATRFDRLTFAEALSKNLRVMDMTALAMCGEHKLPVLVFDYKKHGNIAKAVRKDPIGTLLLPS
- the frr gene encoding ribosome recycling factor; the encoded protein is MSFTDPDSILLFAEEHMEKAVDYLKQEFRGIRTGRAHPALVEFVKVDYYGSMTELKSLAAISVPEPSQLLVKPFDAGSVAAIKTAIEGAGLGLNPMPEGKQLRITIPMLSSERRQKLVAQCKKLAEEQKVAIRNIRRDANKHADALAKAPTGGLPEDEIDTLKEEIQSLTKKAEENVDTLTNNKMKEVQEV
- a CDS encoding adenosylhomocysteinase, which translates into the protein MPPTKAPSMKMKSNKSAVSTPDYRVKDLTLHRLGRDEIRLAEYEMPGLMAIRSRYASKKPLKGAKIAGSLHMTVQTAVLIETLVELGADVRWCSCNIFSTQDSAAAAIAVGPKGTPDNPKGIPVFAWKGETLEEYWWCVDQTLTWPDGSGPNMLLDDGGDATLLVHKGAEFEKTGKVPAYNAKSDPEEWKYVLDTIRNSIADRPGRFTKMGKDIVGVSEETTTGVHRLYEMQKKGQLLFPAINVNDSVTKSKFDNLYGCRHSLLDGLNRATDVMLSGKVAIVFGYGDVGKGCCQALRGQGCRVLVTEIDPICALQACMEGYQVVLAEDYIESADIFITATGSKNVITVQHMARMKDKAVVANIGHFDNEIDMAGLAKFPGAKRHVIKPQFDEWTFPAGKGVKAHSILVLAEGRLMNLGCATGHPSFVMSNSFTNQVLAQIELFTNTKAYEKKVYVLPKKLDEEVARLHLDKLGAKLTKLSKEQAEYLGVSADGPYKPDHYRY
- a CDS encoding ArsR family transcriptional regulator; its protein translation is MKHKATPTPRAPHPKPQVDPASPAAPLAGAGAGVGVGAGVGVGSARRRAGDREPSARVSPVTERLAALSERVRLRILRILEIEELSVGEVASVVQLPQSTVSRHLKVLAEGAGGSGTSWLVRRNEGTQTLYRLVLDDLPLESRALWLVVKDQLIGVASGANSVSDPELDEDLRRLRAVIEERRTDSESFFGRVGGGGGSEWERVRETLYGSSFTAVSLLALVWPDWRVADLGCGTGNAAELIAPWLSSHERGWEGGVGGGVGGGVEKRVGGVIAVDSSAAMLESARARLARFDNVRFVKGDLEKLPRNVFGDGTVDAAVCVLVLHHADDPRAILREMRRVLTTERGGGIALIVDMLPHTREAYKRTMGHKHLGFEPATIRAWALEAGFGSCEVTPLPSEPEAMGPGLFACVARI